In Apium graveolens cultivar Ventura chromosome 10, ASM990537v1, whole genome shotgun sequence, the following are encoded in one genomic region:
- the LOC141693521 gene encoding putative serine/threonine-protein kinase PIX13 translates to MGICWGSSASSSSVNQSPVSTGNISSGGISGTASNTISSGGSNVTNVSSNSQFSASSGGDEVFPSGQILPTPNLRIFSYAELKIATKNFRNDTVLGEGGFGKVHKGWLDDRGGSLRGGGDSVVAVKKLNSESMQGYEEWQSEVNFLGRLSHPNLVRLVGYCWEDKELLLVYEFMQKGSLENHLFGRGSAVQPLPWGIRLKILIGAARGLAFLHASEKQIIYRDFKASNILLDGSYHAKLSDFGLAKIGPSASKSHVTTRVMGTYGYAAPEYVATGHLYVKSDVYGFGVVLVEMLTGMRALDTNRPSAQHTLVDWVKPHLSDKRKLKNIMDSRLEGKYPSRGAVLIAQLALTCLAPEQKTRPSMKEVVETLERVEAVNEKPRPPRVHSSHNVASHRNGQNSMNYRSPHHPRQDGNRGYPLPTR, encoded by the exons ATGGGTATTTGTTGGGGAtcttctgcttcttcttcttctgTCAATCAAAGCCCGGTTTCTACCGGCAATATTAGTTCAG GAGGTATATCAGGAACAGCCAGCAACACAATATCATCAGGGGGAAGCAATGTGACCAATGTCTCTAGTAACAGCCAGTTCTCAGCATCGAGCGGAGGGGACGAGGTGTTTCCCAGTGGTCAAATATTGCCCACTCCTAATTTGAGGATATTCAGTTACGCAGAACTCAAGATTGCAACCAAGAATTTCAGAAATGACACTGTGTTAGGAGAAGGTGGATTTGGGAAAGTCCACAAGGGATGGCTTGATGATAGGGGAGGTTCGTTGAGGGGTGGAGGTGATTCTGTTGTAGCTGTGAAGAAATTAAATTCAGAGAGTATGCAAGGCTATGAGGAATGGCAG TCTGAAGTGAACTTTCTCGGACGCCTTTCTCATCCTAATCTTGTTAGACTGGTGGGATACTGCTGGGAGGATAAAGAGCTACTTCTTGTTTATGAATTTATGCAAAAAGGAAGCTTGGAGAACCACCTATTTGGAA GAGGCTCTGCTGTTCAGCCACTTCCATGGGGCATACGTTTAAAGATATTGATTGGAGCTGCTCGAGGCTTGGCATTCTTGCATGCTTCAGAGAAACAGATTATATACAGAGATTTCAAAGCGTCAAACATATTGTTGGATGGG TCCTATCATGCCAAATTGTCAGACTTTGGCTTGGCAAAAATTGGTCCTTCAGCTAGTAAATCACATGTTACAACACGAGTTATGGGGACATATGGGTATGCTGCTCCTGAATATGTTGCCACGG GGCATTTGTATGTGAAGAGTGATGTCTACGGTTTTGGTGTGGTATTGGTGGAGATGTTAACAGGCATGCGGGCACTAGACACAAATCGTCCTAGTGCACAACATACCCTGGTCGACTGGGTGAAACCACATTTGTCTGATAAACGAAAGCTGAAGAACATAATGGACTCGAGATTGGAAGGGAAGTACCCATCTAGAGGTGCTGTATTAATTGCTCAGCTGGCTCTAACATGTCTTGCACCTGAACAGAAAACCAGGCCATCGATGAAAGAGGTAGTCGAGACACTAGAACGGGTTGAAGCAGTTAATGAAAAGCCAAGGCCACCCAGAGTACATTCTTCACACAATGTAGCTTCACATAGAAATGGACAAAATTCTATGAATTATCGGTCTCCCCATCACCCAAGACAAGATGGAAATCGAGGGTATCCACTACCGACAAGGTAA